Proteins from a single region of Ogataea parapolymorpha DL-1 chromosome IV, whole genome shotgun sequence:
- a CDS encoding Nucleolar pre-ribosomal-associated protein 1 has product MSKKAKYVSNIDTGVLQQFSGYLDVLDKKEEPTTESLQSFSSFLETSQNLNALVQAFSYYSTVNDHSGLSQTLQKLVRLIRLGIRYQELHKPCSTLIQDILSTHNIKIFYRCLNNQKGGITNPALRLLSASLEFRKGAYVDLFLDNFDLSLKVLPQLLVPIKSEMEDPSKCKSKSSIRSNFILFWVSLCSQANPLTRKDLLFNNRKITTNWIKYIATHDSYDTIRQALNFLDKYIIEERSYKKMTKCKIFGDYIPKKLLELYGVEAVRDEVHDFLTKLATDHEVGLVFSDDRNTTDTTGAPVTIGDHTFKIHNKLIFSLLASCKPWTDVKQLDLIVSVLSAVPELVPCYNYNLGQTIGVHDPKLSALYIAESLLLTKIIRLPVAEKILGSNSPASVLVEYICPNSLRRTSFSKVFSTDIGLVRHIGSQLLVDVLQKLQKSYTFMNADVRNEVLEILINQRLPDFSLIIGALNDCYKSEPYNKLLIVNLLKVCEYYQAVLNQSVSVALPKMNLGQETEFKAIDLTILESYLKVNSDSQQSKWFNAGTAKNSLFTTILRLPYRLKEADMRTKVVGVISNLIDSSLSFIDCRQDNSILITQAYALVYALDQFSRYVKNEDDINAICKTLDEAISRVMRTPYKYIDITRDFGKPMSPFYVAAIEQAKFATTDNVKVWINLLTRYMFLIGEPLDSMKEVLLKYWSDDHLEFDNFESSLKDFCSKFYGDEDVSFFEMVVNYPISKLKKAISSKVAMADIDAIALLRRLQLLASDETMQLADIESIVVELTSKLANYMAQRTFSQYDTFDHVDLFRSKYWSPLYLNGTHSEKQYFVAGLLNEMFYSLFELDSSIRDRLTDYENYVHNFKSPAIEEQQILASSFWVLDNTKLLEHLFGPTIIQSKVLELAALRDLEVEANELTKVADFVTETSLHFYVTLVSRTNFEESQIITLAQKAQQNELVYSALSAILRSNPDIAGVLLTNPGPATNSSVHGLNYLITLNELAESESLRVKLENIATEKLQEFLSTSTASNVPIYVKILARSASSDLFARLMEFAPFYNNAAYIFSPESAYYVSHSVDNVDLLKQWCSKAILYSTKMFAEKDTLPEKFLTFVSSLKELLLKIDIWTIVPASILNSHLEVLFSEQWIRSEDILQYASWLLMTTTSKTIQHSKHVQLFINNKFNVLNELPSKSNLSARFYSTLVLYYLVQVGPVSNFDVAKRILQFYSGSLRADDLILKHILMEIEQHVGQSWLSFVADWEFLDADSYESSTTKFITSSAHGLIVNLSKKFIDNSIARFSGSRNDFSLPAVKKPAWQDWEDFFGHNSVVLEHAIISNIYEKTIYDPEFIMLLIVNNDELFKAQQDYVAVDVRRLVETNILQFIVMNMSNCNEEVRHISRKILLSCYLTIDTELKRLTELKEDKTKTEGSADKAKTDASTLHLFSFKDRLAFKVYLGNLLSTKEECSPTITIMLSHLIPILNNPGHYLYEKAYRYILGGSKFRPFDIPLLKAVTQHFVADKHLGHSRFDENYYKQLSWVITTLTKSLSHQDDLKVINKSGILEYLMALTGSPFLSFKHQQEIVHLLHKIAELPNGADLLIRSYGVLSFTELQRLRLSTDTVPSNFQLLEWQRFAVKAHVIADKRAYEWTSDDFNRSVKRVLT; this is encoded by the coding sequence ATGTCCAAAAAAGCCAAATACGTCTCCAATATAGACACAGGCGTCTTGCAGCAATTTTCAGGATACTTAGATGTTTTGgacaagaaagaagagccaaCAACAGAGTCATTACAGAGTTTTTCCTCGTTCCTAGAAACTTCTCAAAATTTAAATGCTCTTGTCCAAGCCTTCTCATATTATTCCACAGTCAATGACCATTCCGGTCTATCGCAGACATTACAAAAACTTGTGAGACTGATTAGACTTGGAATTCGCTATCAAGAGCTTCACAAACCGTGCTCTACGCTCATACAAGATATCCTATCAACTCACAATATCAAGATCTTTTACAGATGTCTTAATAATCAAAAAGGAGGAATAACGAATCCTGCATTGAGGTTACTTTCGGCGTCGTTGGAGTTCAGAAAAGGAGCATATGTGGATCTGtttcttgacaatttcGACCTTTCCCTGAAAGTTCTTCCTCAGCTTCTTGTACCAATAAAATCAGAAATGGAAGATCCGTCAAAATGTAAGTCTAAAAGCTCCATTCGCAGCAACTTCATTTTGTTCTGGGTATCTTTGTGTTCACAAGCCAATCCTTTGACAAGAAAGGACTTGTTATTCAATAACAGAAAAATAACCACGAATTGGATTAAGTACATAGCAACCCATGATTCTTATGACACGATTAGACAAGCACTCAACTTTCTTGACAAGTACATCATAGAGGAACGCTCCTAcaagaagatgacgaaGTGCAAGATATTTGGAGATTATATTCCCAAGAAGCTTTTAGAATTATATGGCGTCGAGGCCGTCCGCGATGAGGTTCATGACTTTTTGACAAAACTAGCAACAGACCATGAAGTGGGCCTTGTGTTCTCTGATGACAGGAACACGACAGATACGACCGGTGCTCCTGTGACAATTGGAGACCACACGTTCAAAATCCATAATAAATTGATATTCAGCCTTCTAGCAAGTTGCAAACCTTGGACTGATGTAAAACAACTGGATCTGATCGTTTCTGTTCTTTCTGCTGTTCCAGAACTAGTTCCTTGCTATAATTACAACCTCGGCCAAACAATCGGGGTTCATGATCCCAAACTATCCGCTTTATATATCGCAGAGTCACTACTTCtcaccaaaatcatcaGATTACCGGTTGCTGAAAAGATTTTAGGATCCAATTCTCCAGCATCTGTTCTTGTCGAGTACATCTGTCCTAACTCGTTGAGAAGAACATCGTTTTCGAAGGTTTTTTCCACTGATATTGGTCTGGTGCGTCACATCGGTTCTCAATTATTAGTTGATGTGTTACAGAAGCTCCAAAAGAGTTACACATTCATGAACGCGGATGTGAGAAACGAAGTTCTGGAAATTCTTATAAACCAACGCTTACCAGATTTCAGTTTGATAATTGGTGCTCTTAACGACTGCTACAAATCTGAGCCATACAATAAGCTTTTGATAGTCAATCTATTGAAAGTATGCGAATATTACCAAGCGGTTCTTAACCAGTCTGTGTCAGTGGCTCTACCAAAAATGAACCTTGGTCAGGAAACTGAGTTCAAGGCTATCGACCTCACGATTCTTGAAAGCTATTTGAAGGTCAACTCAGATTCTCAGCAGAGTAAATGGTTTAATGCAGGAACTGCCAAAAATTCGCTATTCACGACCATTTTGAGACTGCCATACCGGTTGAAGGAAGCTGATATGCGGACTAAGGTGGTGGGCGTCATCTCAAACCTCATCGACTCGTCGTTGTCTTTCATTGACTGCAGGCAAGACAACTCCATTCTGATTACGCAAGCCTACGCCTTGGTCTATGCATTGGATCAATTTTCTCGTTACGTGAAAAACGAGGATGACATAAATGccatttgcaaaacattGGATGAGGCCATTTCCAGAGTTATGAGAACGCCGTACAAATACATTGATATTACGcgagattttggaaaacctATGAGCCCGTTCTATGTTGCTGCCATCGAACAGGCCAAGTTTGCAACCACCGACAATGTGAAGGTTTGGATTAACCTGTTGACAAGATATATGTTTTTAATCGGAGAACCTTTGGATAGCATGAAAGAGGTCTTGTTGAAGTATTGGTCGGACGATCACTTGGAATTCGACAATTTTGAGTCGTCCTTGAAGGACTTTTGCTCTAAATTTTACGGTGATGAAGATGTATCGTTTTTTGAAATGGTGGTCAATTATCCAATATCCAAGTTGAAAAAAGCCATCTCCAGTAAAGTTGCAATGGCAGATATTGATGCTATTGCTCTTCTAAGAAGGCTGCAATTACTGGCTTCCGACGAGACAATGCAACTTGCAGACATCGAATCCATTGTTGTAGAGTTAACCTCCAAGCTTGCAAATTATATGGCCCAGAGGACTTTTTCACAATACGACACTTTTGATCATGTTGACCTCTTCAGGTCAAAATACTGGAGCCCCTTGTATCTCAACGGTACTCACTCAGAAAAACAGTACTTTGTGGCTGGTTTGCTAAACGAGATGTTTTATTCtctctttgagcttgaCAGCTCCATCCGTGACAGATTAACGGATTACGAAAATTATGTCCACAATTTCAAATCGCCAGCTATagaagagcagcagatcctTGCAAGTTCGTTTTGGGTGCTTGATAATACCAAGCTACTAGAGCATCTATTTGGCCCCACAATCATACAGAGCAAAGTTCTCGAGCTGGCTGCTCTTAGAGATTTGGAAGTGGAAGCTAATGAGCTCACGAAAGTGGCAGATTTTGTGACTGAGACAAGTCTCCATTTTTATGTCACACTCGTTTCGAGGACCAATTTTGAGGAGTCCCAGATTATTACTCTTGCGCAAAAGGCGCAGcaaaacgagctggtgtACTCCGCTTTATCTGCGATCTTGAGATCCAATCCTGATATAGCAGGCGTTTTGCTGACAAACCCAGGACCTGCTACCAACAGCTCAGTGCACGGCCTCAACTATTTAATCACACTCAACGAACTTGCAGAATCAGAGTCGTTACGCgtgaagctggaaaataTAGCAACAGAAAAATTGCAAGAGTTTTTGTCCACATCCACAGCCTCCAATGTTCCAATATATGTCAAGATTCTTGCACGCAGCGCATCCTCCGACTTGTTTGCTCGACTGATGGAGTTTGCGCCGTTTTACAACAACGCCGCTTACATATTTAGCCCAGAATCTGCCTATTATGTGTCTCACTCTGTTGACAATGTGGACTTGCTCAAGCAATGGTGTTCCAAAGCCATCCTGTACTCCACAAAAATGTTTGCCGAGAAAGATACGCTTCCGGAAAAGTTTTTGACGTTCGTCAGCAGTCTCAAGGAACTATTGCTAAAAATTGACATTTGGACTATTGTTCCGGCATCGATTCTCAACTCTCATCTGGAGGTGCTTTTTTCCGAACAATGGATACGTTCAGAGGACATATTACAGTACGCCTCTTGGCTATTAATGACCACTACTTCAAAAACCATACAGCACTCAAAACACGTTCAACTattcatcaacaacaaattCAATGTGTTAAACGAGCTGCCGTCGAAGTCGAACTTGTCCGCAAGATTCTATTCGACGCTTGTTCTCTACTATTTGGTGCAGGTCGGGCCGGTTTCCAATTTTGATGTTGCAAAACGTATTCTACAGTTCTACTCAGGGTCTCTTCGTGCAGACGACCTGATTCTGAAACATATTCTAATGGAAATTGAGCAACATGTGGGACAGAGCTGGTTATCGTTTGTGGCTGATTGGGAGTTTCTCGACGCGGACTCTTATGAGTCGTCGACCACTAAATTTATCACAAGCAGTGCACACGGTCTTATTGTGAATCTTTCCAAGAAATTCATCGACAACTCTATTGCTAGATTTTCTGGCTCCCGCAACGATTTCTCCCTGCCAGCGGTGAAGAAGCCAGCGTGGCAAGACTGGGAAGACTTTTTCGGCCATAATTCCGTCGTCCTGGAACACGCAATAATCAGCAACATTTACGAGAAAACCATATACGATCCCGAATTTATTATGCTGTTGATTgtcaacaacgacgagcttTTCAAGGCACAGCAAGATTACGTGGCAGTGGACGTGCGAAGGCTTGTGGAAACCAACATCTTGCAATTCATCGTGATGAATATGAGCAACTGCAACGAGGAAGTGAGACATATTAGCCGCAAAATCTTGCTATCATGTTACCTGACGATCGATACAGAACTAAAACGACTAACAGAACTGAAAGAAGACAAGACAAAGACGGAGGGATCTGCAGACAAAGCAAAGACGGATGCATCCACGCTTCAtcttttctccttcaaggACAGACTGGCGTTCAAGGTATATTTGGGTAATCTTCTATCTACAAAGGAAGAATGTTCTCCGACCATCACAATAATGCTCTCCCATTTGATTCCAATTCTAAACAATCCGGGCCATTATCTCTATGAAAAAGCTTACAGGTACATCTTGGGCGGGTCGAAGTTCCGTCCGTTTGACATTCCCTTACTCAAAGCCGTCACCCAACACTTTGTTGCAGACAAACATCTGGGCCATTCCAGGTTTGACGAAAACTACTACAAGCAGCTGTCGTGGGTCATTACTACTCTTACAAAGTCTCTGAGTCATCAGGACGACCTCAAGGTCATTAACAAAAGCGGAATACTAGAATATCTGATGGCACTCACCGGGTCTcccttcttgagcttcaaACATCAGCAGGAGATAGTTCATCTATTGCACAAGATAGCCGAACTCCCTAATGGAGCAGACCTCCTCATTAGATCGTATGGAGTGCTGAGTTTCACAGAGCTTCAGAGACTCAGACTTTCTACAGACACGGTCCCAAGCAacttccagctccttgagtGGCAACGCTTCGCCGTCAAGGCGCACGTGATCGCCGATAAACGGGCGTACGAATGGACAAGTGATGATTTCAATCGGTCAGTGAAACGTGTTTTGACCTAA
- a CDS encoding DNA damage-inducible protein 1 → MNLTIAVEDTDQIITADLPKDLEFADFKAYLKSESNIDENQQVLLFDGKQLDLSKNGTLEDLGLKDDDLLILKKSGPAQQPQLGFLDAQLETVRQQYLSNPQIQSQLDPETRAALHNPARFRELALKMVENQRQLQADHQKELAQLYSNPDDPENQRKIMELINQEAIEENLRTAMEISPESFTSVHMLYINCEVNGTPVKAFVDSGAQTTIISPSLAEKTGLTRLIDKRFIGEARGVGSTKILGRIHSAPLKIENGYFPCTFTVIDTHVEMLLGLDMLRRYQANIDLKRNQLVIDDVSTSFLPEHECPSMVEQAAPSSQLGGNIFNLADAQKATKRPKMATPKSTADPAKVDQLVAMGFDRKQAELALQQTNNNVEMAAGMLFD, encoded by the coding sequence ATGAATTTGACCATCGCTGTTGAGGATACAGATCAAATTATCACGGCAGATCTGCCCAAGGATCTTGAATTTGCGGATTTTAAGGCTTATTTGAAGTCCGAGTCAAATATTGATGAAAACCAACAGGTGCTTCTCTTTGACGGCAAACAGTTAGATCTCTCGAAAAACGGGACGCTCgaagatcttggactcAAAGATGACGATTTGCTAATCCTCAAAAAATCAGGCCCAGCGCAACAGCCTCAACTTGGATTTCTGGACGCACAACTCGAGACCGTTCGCCAACAGTACCTCTCCAACCCGCAGATCCAAAGCCAATTAGATCCAGAGACCAGGGCCGCTTTGCACAACCCTGCAAGATTTAGAGAGCTGGCATTGAAGATGGTGGAAAACCAGCGACAATTACAAgcagatcatcaaaaagagctggctCAATTGTACAGTAATCCGGATGATCCTGAAAATCAGAGAAAAATCatggagctgatcaacCAGGAAGCCATCGAGGAGAATCTGCGAACAGCCATGGAGATCTCTCCAGAGTCGTTCACCAGCGTGCACATGCTGTATATCAATTGCGAGGTGAACGGGACCCCAGTCAAAGCGTTTGTTGACTCTGGTGCACAGACTACGATCATTTCTCCTTCACTGGCGGAAAAGACAGGATTGACCAGACTGATCGACAAGCGTTTCATTGGAGAGGCCCGAGGAGTCGGCTCCACCAAAATTTTAGGGAGAATTCATTCTGCTCCATTGAAAATTGAAAACGGATACTTCCCATGCACATTCACAGTCATTGACACACATGTCGAAATGCTTTTGGGATTGGACATGCTAAGAAGATACCAGGCGAATATCGACCTTAAACGCAATCAGTTGGTAATCGACGATGTGTCCACCTCGTTTTTGCCTGAGCACGAGTGTCCAAGCATGGTCGagcaagctgctccttCGTCACAGCTAGGAGGTAACATCTTCAACCTGGCAGATGCCCAAAAAGCCACCAAGAGACCAAAAATGGCTACTCCCAAATCGACTGCTGACCCGGCCAAGGTCGACCAGCTTGTGGCAATGGGTTTTGACCGGAAACAAGCGGAGCTCGCATTGCAACAGACAAACAATAATGTGGAGATGGCGGCAGGAATGCTTTTTGACTAG
- a CDS encoding DNA-3-methyladenine glycosylase II yields the protein MKRAAAVASEGGKTAVKKAKLIQLEETFPKLDYFDQFRDTKVDPEKFAKFEETNTKEAVEGLKYILSKDPTLEPYLTKPFHSYLKDVGGTKPLKHYFDSLVSGMISQQISGKAAKAIKQKVIDTLSRDNELPDPEIFDSKSIEELRSCGLSNKKAEFVKRLAKAFIESEEVPPEGVKFSQLYFQTKDDITINLDLQKFKGIGPWSASMFLMFALQRYNIFEVGDLGIRRGATVYLSERPELLAEINAKLKELDLPKLPKSSQNSKYASDHVINCLAHQFVPYKSIWMLLLWRISDTSIDALE from the coding sequence ATGAAGCGGGCTGCAGCTGTGGCCTCCGAAGGTGGCAAAACCGCAGTGAAAAAGGCAAAACTCATCCAATTGGAGGAGACGTTTCCGAAACTTGATTACTTTGACCAATTTCGAGACACTAAGGTGGACCCTGAGAAATTCGCCAAGTTCGAGGAGACAAACACCAAAGAGGCCGTCGAGGGACTTAAATATATACTGTCGAAGGATCCGACTTTGGAGCCATACCTTACAAAGCCATTCCACTCCTATTTGAAAGATGTGGGCGGAACTAAACCCCTCAAACACTATTTCGATAGTCTAGTCAGCGGAATGATCTCGCAGCAGATCAGTGGAAAGGCAGCCAAAGCAATCAAACAGAAGGTGATTGACACACTTTCAAGGGACAATGAACTTCCAGACCCGGAGATATTCGACTCAAAGTCGATAGAAGAGCTCCGAAGTTGTGGTCTCTCAAATAAAAAAGCAGAGTTCGTGAAAAGACTAGCCAAGGCCTTTATCGAGTCAGAGGAGGTGCCTCCAGAGGGGGTGAAATTTTCACAGTTATACTTCCAAACCAAGGACGATATAACCATCAATCTCGATTTACAAAAATTCAAAGGCATAGGGCCGTGGTCCGCGTCCATGTTTCTGATGTTTGCGCTCCAACGCTACAATATTTTCGAGGTTGGAGACCTTGGAATACGGCGAGGGGCCACGGTATATCTTTCTGAGCGGcctgagctgctggccgagATAAACGcaaagctcaaagagctaGACCTCCCCAAACTGCCAAAGTCGTCGCAGAATTCAAAGTATGCATCTGACCACGTGATAAACTGTCTGGCACACCAGTTTGTGCCCTACAAGAGTATCTGGATGCTTTTGCTTTGGCGCATAAGTGACACGTCCATCGATGCATTAGAGTAG
- a CDS encoding U6 snRNA-associated Sm-like protein LSm5 yields the protein MSDIVLPLELIDKCIGSKIWILLTTDQEFVGKLVGFDDFVNVVLEDVEEYEGDKLISKRPKMLINSRQLAMLVPSGERTSSATKQLD from the coding sequence ATGTCGGACATAGTGCTTCCTTTGGAGCTGATTGACAAGTGTATTGGGTCGAAGATTTGGATCCTGTTAACTACAGACCAGGAATTTGTGGGCAAACTCGTGGGGTTCGACGATTTCGTGAACGTTGTGCTCGAAGACGTTGAGGAATACGAAGGTGACAAACTGATCTCCAAACGCCCTAAAATGCTAATAAATTCCAGACAGCTGGCCATGCTGGTGCCCTCTGGCGAGAGAACGAGCTCAGCCACAAAACAACTAGATTAA
- a CDS encoding ubiquitin carboxyl-terminal hydrolase 8, which translates to MPSGTSKPRNLHELTGLVDELLESLKVGSSNSTKEHLVKALECIENYKGVVGQKHVSELATSEFEEGFIYYNAASRILSELIPKLNDYRQLKQKPSLYQFYADLINYLVRQRPTYEAMKQHIRGSSDNLVLRLQTLKSGTDIASNGSAKKDFTQLFDSFGDVISVSQLSSLLKHHSDLVLLIDLRRKREFEFEHIDLADYIIQLEPVSIRDSYTCHEIEKYSMITDTDEERELFARRDRFELVVVLDYNSTTESKSPELARLISILTTKNAGVFLKRKPVILDGGYKAWSESRSSLSSPMHGPRPVYGRDRSESVNSISSHDDITIKRRTSYSERSLIKNVGEFLSSQSRPQSSQSPVELKSPAAVPYHEMYSRKDLPSPKPELSISSSSPSRPSPAFLSPALLPSSRSSPPKAQLPTLPTKPVSSPAPVSRSGSVFQNSLSVMTGLANLGNSCYMNSALQCLIGSKRLTEFFIVGTFKQHINMNSRLGSKGILANEFSSLLTELYKKSSPSRPQSVTPRQFRKVIASLNSMYRTLDQQDCSEFLNYALDSLHEDLNENGNHPKLPELSKEEEEKREKLPIRIASTIEWERYLKTNFSIIVDIFQGQIMSQLRCLNCSTTSTTYNAFIARQRQCVALSALQNKTTYAETPPDLQTAPGAYHPPQTLQNGQLSNQTQYLHRLSFGIAAG; encoded by the exons ATGCCCTCGGGAACCAGCAAACCTCGCAACCTTCACGAGCTGACGGGGCTGGTCgatgagctgcttgagTCGCTGAAAGTCGGCTCGTCGAATTCCACCAAAGAGCACCTTGTGAAGGCCCTCGAATGCATTGAGAACTACAAAGGCGTTGTTGGGCAGAAACATGTTTCTGAGCTCGCGACATCGGAATTCGAGGAGGGTTTTATCTATTACAATGCCGCATCTAGGATTTTGAGCGAACTGATCCCAAAACTCAACGACTACCGACAACTCAAGCAGAAACCCAGCCTCTACCAGTTTTACGCAGATCTGATCAATTACCTCGTGAGACAGCGCCCCACATATGAGGCTATGAAACAACATATTCGTGGATCCTCCGACAACCTGGTTTTGAGACTACAGACGCTAAAGAGCGGGACGGACATAGCGTCCAACGGCTCGGCCAAAAAAGACTTTACCCAGCTGTTCGATTCCTTTGGCGATGTCATTTCAGTTTCGCAGCTTTCGTCGCTGCTTAAGCACCACTCGGACCTCGTATTGCTTATAGATTTGCGCCGCAAACGAGAATTCGAGTTCGAGCATATAGATCTCGCAGATTACATCATACAGTTGGAGCCAGTGTCAATTAGAGACAGCTACACCTGCCACGAGatagaaaaatattccatGATTACGGACACAGACGAAGAACGGGAATTGTTTGCACGGCGAGACCGCTTTGAATTGGTGGTTGTTCTAGACTACAATTCCACTACGGAGTCCAAAAGTCCGGAACTTGCGCGATTGATATCAATACTGACCACCAAAAACGCTGGAGTCTTTCTCAAGCGCAAACCTGTCATTCTAGACGGCGGCTACAAGGCATGGTCGGAGTCTCGATCTTCTCTGTCGTCGCCAATGCATGGGCCCCGGCCCGTTTATGGACGTGACCGGTCTGAGTCTGTGAATTCTATTTCCAGCCACGACGACATCACAATCAAACGAAGGACATCTTACAGCGAACGGTCGCTCATCAAGAACGTCGGTGAGTTTCTTTCTAGCCAGTCCAGACCGCAATCCAGCCAGAGCCCTGTCGAGCTCAAGTCCCCTGCAGCCGTGCCCTACCATGAAATGTATAGCCGCAAGGACCTCCCTTCTCCAAAACCCGAATTGTCCATATCGTCGAGCTCACCGTCACGGCCTTCTCCTGCATTTTTGTCGCCAGCGCTTCTTCCCAGCTCGCGAAGCTCGCCGCCTAAAGCCCAGCTACCAACGCTGCCAACGAAACCTGTATCGTCGCCGGCACCAGTCTCCAGATCAGGCTCTGTGTTCCAGAACTCTCTAAGTGTCATGACTGGCCTGGCAAACCTGGGAAACTCCTGTTACATGAACTCTGCGCTCCAGTGTCTAATTGGCTCAAAACGACTTACAGAGTTCTTCATTGTCGGCACATTCAAACAACACATCAACATGAATTCCAGACTGGGATCAAAGGGCATACTGGCAAACgagttctcgtcgttgctGACAGAACTGTACAAGAAAAGCAGTCCCAGCCGTCCGCAATCAGTAACGCCCCGTCAGTTCCGCAAAGTGATAGCATCTCTCAATAGCATGTACAGAACGTTGGACCAGCAGGATTGTtcggagtttttgaactATGCGCTCGACTCCCTTCACGAGGACctcaacgagaacggcAATCATCCGAAATTGCCCGAATTGAGcaaagaggaggaagaaaaacgcGAAAAACTGCCAATTAGAATTGCATCGACAATCGAGTGGGAACGGTATCTCAAGACCAATTTCAGTATCATCGTGGACATTTTCCAGGGCCAGATCATGTCGCAGCTCCGGTGTCTGAATTGCTCCACCACTTCGACCACATACAACGCATTCA TTGCTCGACAACGACAATGCGTGGCTCTGTCCGCACTGCAAAACAAAACAACGTACGCTGAAACACCTCCAGATCTCCAGACTGCCCCAGGTGCTTATCATCCACCTCAAACGCTTCAAAATGGGCAACTATCTAACCAAACTCAATACCTACATCGACTATCCTTTGGAATTGCAGCTGGATAA
- a CDS encoding transporter (ABC superfamily) — MSCIVRLEGCLLSKTLKNQPQSLVFQNPITFSLFQGEKWAIVGDSHRSKFLQALQGSFFALPHPRARAYPLRLKKPDMRIELLQFVNNGSFGHGATNSSGGFTHLSSRYEFFKDREVDELVADFVANISYNSQHKKDPRLLDEILEKVDLKGFEQKYITTLSNGQFRRARIAKSLYGKPDLLMIEDPFLGLDPVAKKTVSRVLEHTAAPTTVCLGLKLEDEIPHWIEKVAVVDHTGIVESGNRADLVEILNSLRSAHIEQQQQMKSQLEAKVYHPHEQSLERSETPLLEMSDVNVVYRGKPALKNLNWVVRDGEKWHIRGRNGSGKTTLLSLITLDHPQAWNKHIKMNGVPRATGKTNYFDTNKQIGFTSPELHAIFPKNLTVEQAISTGYQTGSYIPPKTTPEQKQKIARYLENVGLLQYKDTKFKDLPVSSQKMVLLLRAMINQPKILILDESLSAMSNEDIIKGKSLIDQWKGCALVIGHVANEVPKCDKFIDLNGANEGNYTVGEVEN, encoded by the coding sequence ATGAGCTGTATCGTGAGGCTGGAAGGCTGTTTACTATCGAAGAcgctgaaaaaccagcCGCAGTCGCTTGTTTTCCAAAACCCAATCACATTCTCGCTTTTCCAGGGCGAAAAATGGGCCATTGTGGGAGACTCTCACCGCTCCAAGTTTCTCCAGGCTCTCCAAGGCTCCTTCTTCGCTCTACCCCATCCGCGTGCCAGAGCGTATCCGCTGCGTCTAAAAAAACCAGACATGCGAattgagctgctgcaatTCGTCAACAACGGCTCGTTTGGCCATGGAGCCACCAACTCCTCCGGTGGATTTACTCATCTATCCAGCCGATACGAATTTTTTAAAGACCGCGAGGTGGACGAgttggtggcagattttGTGGCCAACATTTCGTACAATTCGCAACACAAAAAAGATCCccggctgctggacgagatccTTGAAAAGGTCGATCTCAAGGGCTTTGAGCAGAAATATATCACTACGCTCAGTAACGGACAGTTCAGGCGGGCCCGCATAGCAAAAAGTCTCTACGGCAAGCCAGACCTGCTCATGATCGAAGACCCGTTTCTGGGGCTGGACCCTGTTGCGAAGAAGACCGTGTCGCGTGTTCTGGAACACACGGCCGCTCCTACCACCGTGTGTCTCGGGCTCAAactggaggacgagatccCTCACTGGATAGAAAAGGTGGCGGTTGTGGACCACACTGGAATTGTCGAGAGCGGAAATAGGGCCGATCTGGTAGAAATACTGAACAGCCTGCGCTCCGCACACAtagaacagcagcaacagaTGAAAAGTCAGCTGGAAGCCAAGGTCTACCATCCTCACGAACAGTCTCTAGAACGCTCCGAAACACCATTGCTCGAGATGTCTGACGTGAACGTTGTGTACCGAGGTAAGCCTGCTTTGAAGAATCTGAACTGGGTTGTTCGGGACGGCGAGAAATGGCACATCAGAGGCAGAAATGGCTCTGGAAAAACCACGCTTCTGTCTCTGATTACGTTGGACCACCCGCAGGCTTGGAACAAACATATTAAAATGAATGGCGTTCCACGAGCAACGGGAAAAACCAACTACTTTGACACCAACAAGCAGATCGGGTTCACGTCTCCAGAACTACACGCAATCTTCCCCAAAAATCTCACTGTCGAACAAGCAATTTCGACAGGCTACCAAACGGGCTCGTACATACCTCCCAAGACGACACccgagcagaaacagaaaatcGCCAGATACCTGGAAAACGTCGGTCTGTTGCAGTATAAAGATACAAAGTTCAAAGATCTGCCTGTGAGCAGTCAGAAAATGGTGCTTTTGCTGCGCGCAATGATCAACCAGCCAAAAATACTAATTTTAGACGAGTCCCTCAGTGCCATGTCCAACGAGGACATCATAAAGGGCAAGAGTCTGATCGACCAGTGGAAAGGATGCGCCCTTGTGATTGGACATGTTGCGAACGAGGTGCCAAAATGCGACAAGTTCATCGACCTGAACGGCGCGAACGAGGGAAATTATACCGTTGGAGAGGTGGAAAATTAG